The region TACAAGAGGTAGGGGCCGTGGCAGCGGTCGACGTCGATGCGTATATGAGCGCGCTCGATCTAGGCGATGAGCCTGGCAGCTAACCTCGCCGTGTCCCGCGAGATGGCACCACAACGCTGTCCGCCTGAATCGTCCACCCGGCTTCATCTAGCCTGCGAGTCTGGTACTTGACGACGAGGAGTGACGACATGCCCGACACCGCCATCAACCCCCGCGACCCTGTGTTCGTCTCGTATCGCCACTCGGACGGAATCGCGCTGGCAGCGGAACTCACTTGGTTGCTACGTGCGGCTGGTATTCCAGTCTGGCGGGACGTCGACGACCTCCCACCGGGTGATACTGACGCCCGCCTGCAACAGGCCATCGACGAGGGCATCTCCGGAGCCGTGATCATCATCACCCCGCAAATCGCTGACAGCCGAGTCGTCCGAGAAGTCGAGGCCCCCCGGCTCCTCCGCCTTCACCGGTCCTCGCCCCAATTCGCGTTGGGAATCGTGAATGCCATACAGACCTCCACCGGCGTCGTTGATTACGACGCCCCAGATCGTGTCCTCGGGATGGAGCGCCCTGAGCTCAGGAGCGTTGATCAGAAGAGCGCGAGCCGGCTGGGGCTAGTGACGATGGCCCGGCAGATGTTGTGGCACCGAATCGCAGCGATCCGGCCGCTACTTTCCGCGAGCGGTGGTGAGCTGCGGCTATCGCTCCAGACCAGAAACACGCCGCAGGTGTATGACCGCACCGACGCTGATCTCGACATCCGGATCCGCCCCTCCGCGCACGAGAAGCTTCCAAGTGCACATGGACTAGAGGACTTCGCGGAAACTGCGCAGTTCCTCCCAGACGCGGTCACACGGGCTGGCGCGAACGGCGTACGCATCGAAGGCGGCGCGCACCTGTCCGTCTCCATCGCGATCGGTGCGGCCATACCCTCCACCAGAGTCGGCCCGATGACCGTTGTTGATGGCAGGGGCGTCCACTGGGTCAGCTCCACCGAACCTCAACTACCCGACGAGCCACGACTTCGAATAGTTCGTGAATCCACGATCCCGTCTACCGCGCCGGCTCCCGGACGCCCGGACGTCGCCGCCTACATCGATCTTCAACATCCCCGAAGCGACGCCGCTTTCGACAATTACCTCACGGAGCACGCCGCCGAACTCGTAGCCTGGCAACACCTTGCCCCCACGCGCACCGGGTTGCTCGACGCGGCGGACGGGGGAACCATCGCCGCAGAAGCCGTCGCGCACATTCGAGAGCTCTCCATGACGAACGGGAACGCGGTAGTTCACCTGATGGTGCGCGGGCCGTTCGGCCTCGCCGTGCTGATAGGCAGGCTCACGAACACTCTCCGCGTCGTTGCGTACGAGTGGACTGACTCCGACGCCCCAGATGGTACTTTCATGCCTCCTCGATATGAGCCCATTGTGCAATTGCGCGCGTCGACGCCGGCCGGAGTGATCGAACGCGTCATCGTCGCCGACGCGGAGTGATTCGATCGCATGGGCCTGAATGAACTTGACAAGGCCAGACGTCGCTACACGCAAGCGAGTCCCTCAGTGGGCCGCGCCGGGATCGCGGGCGTCAACGGGCGTCGGCGCACTGAGTGGACCCCTCGCCCTAGTTTTGCTGGCAAAGCTGGAGTATCGATCCTCGACATGTCGGGATGAACCTCTTGCGGGATTGCTTACCGTGATCGGCCGTTCGATTCGCAGAGACCCGCGCGGCGGTTCGCGCGTCCCAGTCGAAGCCTCCAGCGTCTTGGGAGCCGAGTACCCGCACTTGCGTTGTCGTGTCGCGCCGAATCATGAATTGCGGATCAACGTCGCCGTGGGACGCCGCCCCTGAGTTGAGGCCGAAAGCGTTGTCTCCAACGCGCCGTCAGCGGCGATTCCACCGTCGAGGCGATGGTTCTTCTGCCGACGGCGCGCCCCGCCATAGCACGCCGCCGAGAGTCGCTATCGTCTCACGGGGAACACCGGAACCAGCCCACTGGGGGACCTATGGAGCTTCACAACCATGATGAGATCATCCGCGCGATTGAGTCGCGGCGCGAGGTAGCGGTAACCTTCCGCTCGAAGGAGGATGGTGGAGCCGTTCTAACGCGACGCAGCGCGCCGATGGACTTCGCTCCTAGTACCCGCGCTCACGACAAGACGCCCCGGTACCACTTCTGGGACTTCGAGAGCGACGGTCCGTACAGCCACACGTTGTCCCTGCTCGCCGGGCAGATCATCGAGGTAGAGGTGCTCGAGACCACCTTCGACCCGGAGACCTTTGTTACCTGGAAGACGAGCTGGACAATCTCGCGTTCGAGTTGGGGGCAACACAACTGATCCCCCAAGGGCAGTCAACCGTGGTTGCGCCGCCGTGGGTCGCCACCAGGCAAATCGGCGTGCCATGACCGAAGGCCTACCACTCCCGTTCACCGCCCGCTGAATGACGCGGCTCGACGGTCCGGCTTACGCACGACGATCGGACAAGAGTTCTACGCGAGGCGCTCGTCGCTCATGACGAAGCTCCTAACCGTTCGATTGAGCAGCACCCAGACCTTGCGTTTCTCGTTCTCCGTGAAGTCGTGGCGCTGATTGAACAGGTCAAGCAGGAACTTGTAGTCGTTGTCTCCATTCGATCTGTTGTACTCGTTGGCAGGAAACGCGCCATTCTGCCACAGGTCGGCCAGCAGAGCTCGTGAGAAGTACTCGCTCGTGAGTTCGACGCGCTCGCCCTTGGCAAAAGCCGCTCGCAGGTCAAAGAGTCGGCGCAGTACAGCGACAGTGGCATCAAGCTCTTCAACCTCGAACAGATTGACGCAGCTACTCCCAATCGGAAAGAGAGTCTGCTGGGTCTGCCGATTGTGAATCGTGTAGAGGTAGACGAGTCCAGTCTTTCCACACACGCAGATCCCGGTAGCTCGCGGGTCTTCCTCGACACTCACCACCTCCCATTCCTCGACAGCCTGTGCCCAGCGAGCCGCGAGGGACGCTTCGATGACGGCACTGCGCAATGCTCCGAAGTTGTGTGTACTCATATGTTCCCTCTGGCGTCCTAACGGTGAGTCGCAAGTTGTTGCCCCAGTGGTCGACAGGCTGCGGGCCAAGCTGCCGCCAGAGCCACGATCGGCCCGAATCGACGGTCCGCATGCGGGAGCACCCTCGCAGACCGGAGGCCGCCGCGACGGCGACAGACTATTGAGTCAAACGACGGGCCGTGCGCTCAAGCAGATCCGCATCATCCTCGCTCAGCTGATCGAGCAGCGGAGCGAGTCGGTGCACTCGTGGCGAGTACTCGCCGAGCGTTTCGACGCCATAAAAGTCCATCACGACCATTCTTCCGACCTGGTCGGGCGTGACGCCGAGCAGCTTTGCAAACCCCGCGAATTCGGCCCTAGTCGGCGGCCCGACGCGGCCTGCGCCGCCCGTTCCCCATGCGCCGTTCTCGGTCATGTTTTTGATCCAACTGAACGAGCGTGCCTGGTCCGCACCGACGGACATGCTGACCCAGTCCCTGCCGCTGTCATGAATCTTCTTGAGGGCGTCCTGAAACGGTGTGCTCGAACTCATCCAGTCAGGCTATCGCATGATTGCCCATTCCAATAGGTTGATTCTCCAGCTCACTCATTCGACCAGTGCATCGGCTCACCCGCCTGTTTGAAGGCCATGGCTTTGGTGGTCAGTCGAGGGGAGGCTACGACACCCTCGCCGGCGACTAGCGGCGGAGCGGCCATCAACACACCGCCAGGGGTTCCCGAGACCCAACGACGCGGGTCGGGCGTGGCCGAGGACCGACGGCGGCGTCTCATGCCTCCTGATTGGCGGGAACGGTTGGGTCCGGGGCCACATCAACAGACGACTGCGAGTTATGCGGGGTGAGCCAGTCTCGGATCTTGAACACGAGTCCGATTATGAAGAGCGCGACGCCGATAAGCGCGAAGATGATGCCGCCGAAAACGAGCCCGCCAAGGACGCTCTGGAAGAGCGACTGCCACGCGCCGGCATCACCTCCGAGCACGAGCGAGGCGACCACCGCGATTAAGTAGCCGCCCAAGACGTACATGTAGGCCACTGTGAATACGCCCAAGGGCTCTCGTTGAGATCCGTAAGCGATCGCGACCCGGGTTCGTCTGCTTTCAAGCGCATGTCGAGCTTCACCGGCCGGCAGCTTGTCGATGATCGAGTTCAGGGCAGCAAGTTCCTTGGCCACGCGCGGTTCGTTGCGCGCGGCTAGTACTCCCACGAGGCCGACTACGGCTGCCGCCAGAGCAGCCAAGCCGGCGATCAGAGCAACGGCGACGTCGTTCACGACCGTCAGCCTATGCGCGTGACACCGTCAGGCTGACGATCGGCACGCTCTCCATCGTCACCGGTAAGCATCCTTCTGGTTCCGCCAGACCAACAGGCCGCGTGGGGATGGATCACTGTGCTGACCCGTTCGCTCTTGCGCCTCGGCCGGGACACGAGGCACCTCCGCAGGGTAGCGGTCGGTCAGGCGTGATTCCCGAACACTCGCAATTGCGGGGACCCCTCGTGGCACCAAGATAAGCGTCGATGGCGGGCCGGCAATCTGCGGCGGGGCGACGCTTGGGATGATCACCGGTGGTGTTGAGTATGCCGTGGGCACCAGACAGCAGAAACTCTCAACGCGATTCGATCGCTTGGGACGCGGCGCTAACGATCTAAGAAGGCGTTCATGGGACCACGCCGAACGCACGAAGTAGCCCAGCGCGGGGAATCATCCGACGCGGGCCGAGTTGGATCGTGGGGATGGTCCCGCTCTCGATGCCGAGCTTGATCGTGCGGTAGTCGACGCCAACGAGCTTCGCGGCATCCTTCATCGTCAGAGCCAGGCAATCCTGTGACCGGTTCATCGCCCTTCCTTCCTGTGAGCCAGCATTGTCAGTCTCCCTTCGTCGCAAGGTACCACACGCGTGAGCCAAGATCGACAGTCTTCTTCGCGAATCTTCGATGACCTGGAATAGTGGACTTCATGACAGACGTCGAAGCGTATGACTTCAGCGACGAACGCATCGATCTCGGCAGTGGGGTAACGCTTCCGAAGTCCTGGCGCGCGCGCGTGTCTGGCGAGCAGGACGTGCCCGGCACGATCACCGTCCGCGTGGAGTGGGATGACACGCTCGGACGCACCGCGGTGGTCTTCGCTGCCCTCGAGCGCGAAGCGGAAGGTGTCGACATCACCAGCCAGGTGCTCCGCGAGGTGCGAACGCACTGGATCATGACGAGGTCAGCTCTCGATGTCGTCACCGTCAACGTCAGCTCGGAGGATGGCGACGAACGCGACCGCATTCCAGTGCGCGAGTTTCTCAGCCGGGTGCGGGCGCACGAGGAGCGCGAGCCCTTGGAGTCCCTCCACGCTGCAATCTCCGTCTACCGCGTCGCGACGGCAATCAGCTATCCGCCGCTCAAGCTCGTCGCCGACACCCTGCAGATCAGCCAAAGCACCGCGACGCGCCTCATGAGTCGCGCGCGCGACTCGGGTCTGGCGCCGGAAGTCCGGATCCAGGAGCCGCGGCGGGCGCCGGCGGTCGACCCGTACAACCCGGGCCAGCCATTCGACCCTGCGGCGCCACACCGCGGGTCAGCTCAGCCCGGCGGACCGTCAATCGGACGATGAGCAGCCAGTCGGTGTTACCGCGGGGTGACCCGATCGGGGTCAACGGCCTTAGGGGCTGTTTGAGCAGATTGTTCAGTAATCACATTCTATGACGTCCCGCTCTTAGCAATGTGCTCTCTTGATGTTTCTTGCCGCTGGGCGGATTCCGACGCCGGGATGCCTTACGCCGCGAGCGTCTCGCAGCCTTGATTTTGCGCGGTTCTTTGCCCGCATTTTGCCCGCAAACCTGTTCCCACAACATGTTCTCGGCCGTTGCGTGATGTCGCGCGAGATCCCGCTAATCCGCGTGATTCCGCGGTTTTTGCAGGTTCCCGCTCGATTGAGCATTATGCTCAATCGTGTTCGAGTCCCTCCAGGGGCACCAGTCTTCATCTCCCTCACCTGGGATGCCGGTGGTCCCGGCCGGACCGTGACGTGCGGGATGCTCGCTTGAAGGCACGGCGGATGCGAACTGGTGTGGTCGGCCGTCTGACCGCGACGATCGCGTGTTCGCTGTCACGCGCACGGGTTCGCGGCTGTCACATCGCTTCCCTCGGCGCCGACAC is a window of Microbacterium terrae DNA encoding:
- a CDS encoding helix-turn-helix domain-containing protein, with product MNRSQDCLALTMKDAAKLVGVDYRTIKLGIESGTIPTIQLGPRRMIPRAGLLRAFGVVP
- a CDS encoding SAVED domain-containing protein, whose protein sequence is MPDTAINPRDPVFVSYRHSDGIALAAELTWLLRAAGIPVWRDVDDLPPGDTDARLQQAIDEGISGAVIIITPQIADSRVVREVEAPRLLRLHRSSPQFALGIVNAIQTSTGVVDYDAPDRVLGMERPELRSVDQKSASRLGLVTMARQMLWHRIAAIRPLLSASGGELRLSLQTRNTPQVYDRTDADLDIRIRPSAHEKLPSAHGLEDFAETAQFLPDAVTRAGANGVRIEGGAHLSVSIAIGAAIPSTRVGPMTVVDGRGVHWVSSTEPQLPDEPRLRIVRESTIPSTAPAPGRPDVAAYIDLQHPRSDAAFDNYLTEHAAELVAWQHLAPTRTGLLDAADGGTIAAEAVAHIRELSMTNGNAVVHLMVRGPFGLAVLIGRLTNTLRVVAYEWTDSDAPDGTFMPPRYEPIVQLRASTPAGVIERVIVADAE